The following is a genomic window from Eubalaena glacialis isolate mEubGla1 chromosome 18, mEubGla1.1.hap2.+ XY, whole genome shotgun sequence.
GAAGGGCTGTACCGCCGCGAGGCCTGCCGGGATTCGTAGTTCCCAGGCTCTGGGACCCGGGACGGGCGGTACCTTTATCAGGAGGCGGAGCAGCTGCTCTTTGGAGAAAGGGATGAACCGCTCGCGGTACTGCTGGGCCCAGTCGCGGGGCTCCGTGGGGTTCCACATCTTGCGGTACTCCCCCATCTTGGCCGCCAGCGATGACAGGGCCCGGGGGTGGCCGAGGAGCGCGGGCAACAGGGGCCATACTCGGACCCTGGATCCCCAGACCCCTCGGGTCACATGCAGCATGGCCAGACCCTTTCCCCGCAGCCTAAACGAGGGAAATGGGCATAAGTCAAAGGTCATTTGGGGGTAAAGGCGCCCTCTCCACCTCCGTGTCCCAACTTCCAGGGGCCGTTTCTACCCCTAGAAGGGCGCAGAGCCCATCCGCCCGCCTCGTAGGCCCTCCTGTCCGTCCCCTCCCACACTGCTCAGTTGGCCTGAGTCCTAGGCAGGGGTCAGAGGTCTTCAAGTCCTGCAGCGTATTGCGGGCCCAGAAGCCCTGTGGTGGCACAACTAGTCTCTGCGGGGTCTAGGCGGCAGGTGGATCTTAAGCGCATAGGATATGCTCGGAAGGCTACATAGGGGTGCAGGGCCGCCCACCCCCGGCCAGGCAATCTTTCACCCTTTCCCTCACCTTAGCCAACGTTCGACTGTCATTGAGCCTCCTGCGCATGTGCAGAAAAGCGTCCTGGCCCTTCGAGGTTCGGCTTCAGTCCGCAGTAAGACGCATGCGCAATGCCTGGGTCATTGAGCGGGGTCCGTTCCCTTTTTCTAACGCCCTGTGTCGACTGCGCACGCGCAATCTGCCTGCCTTGCTCCACAACTCGCTTTCCTTGGACTCGGCGCATGCGCTGCAGAAGTATCTCCTTGTCCAAGAGCTTCAAAGGGAAAGGAGCGGGGCGGGCGCCAGACTCCCGGGACTTCTGGGACGGTGCAGGGCTTCCGCGCGCAGCCTGCCAACGGCGGGCGGCCCAACGTCCGCTGAGGCCACGCCCCTGCTTCTGTCAGCTCCAGAGTAGGCGGGGAAAGAGAGGGGGCGGGGCTTTGGCGCAGCCAATCAGCTCCAGCAGATGAGGAGCGAAAAGGCGGGAAAAAGAGGAACCAAAAGAAGGCTGAGGTGGTGCCAGGACCAGGAGGGGAAGGTGGGCGGAAGGAAGAGCGGGCCTCCAGGTGACGTTGACCCGGCCTGCAGAGTAGGGGTGACCCTTTGTCAGGCAGCATCACCCCCAAGCGTCACCACCCCCTTCCACGTCCTTAAAGGGAAGACCCCGATTCTCTGAAGGTAGCTTAGTGCCGGGGGCACGACCTCCTCATTCTGAGGGGACAGCTGAGTTCCGAGCCCATGTTCCCCACACATCTGAGGTCCAGACACCCGACTTGAGGAAATGCACTTTTATGAAGATGGACCTGAATTCTAAGGGGAGTCCCTGATTCTAAGGCCATCACCCGCAATCACGAGGACAGCCTAAAATCTACCCTGAGCTGCCTGGGGTCTCCACTACGGGTGCTGTCACCCCAAAGCCTGAAAGGGATCACCCTGTTTCAGACCTCCCCGGGGTTCTGATCGTCATTCCAGCACCCCTAGTCCCTCGAAATTCCCATTAACGCAGTCCTTAAAATGAGCCCTCTGGCTCCTGTGTCAGGGCATCACCCCAGTATCCTGCCTTCTCCCCGCTCCTTCTCCCTGGCCTCGCATCTCCCCACCCTGCACCTCCACCTCTGGGGCCCTGGCAGCCGCCTCACCCTACAGCCTCCTCAGCCTGCATTCCTGACTCCTGGGACCCCAGCAGCTCCCTCACCCTGTACCCCTACCTCTGGAACTCTCAGAAGCCCCCTCCCCCGGCACCCCAATTCATGGGACCATCAGCCACCCTCTCACCCTGTGCCCCCATCTCTAGGACCCCTACCCCAGCACCTCCTTCACCCATGCACCGACTCCTAAGAACCCTCACCCTATATAACCCCATCCTGGGACCACAAGGACCCTCCCATCCCCTGCCCCCTACTCCTGGGACCCCTGGCAGCCCCTTTACCCCGCACCTTGGACGCTAACCATCCCCCCACCATCCCTCTTGTCTTGcagcagctgagccccagggtaGGCCTGGAGCCTCCGGACGGCGGTGCCCAGCAGGCAGCGCCCAGCATCCCTGCCCCGGCCTCCCAGGGCCTGGGCAGCAGAACGGCAGCCATGCACATCCCGGAAAGCCTCCAGGACCTGGCCGACAGCGAAGCCGTGCAGTTTCTCAAGAGGCCAAAGACGATCGCGCGGATCTTCGCAGGGGTGAGGCCCTCCTGTGGCCCGGCTGCCCCGTGGGTGACAGGAAACAGGTGTCTCACCTCCCAGACCCAGTGCAGAGAGAGTGGGGGGGAAAGAAAAGGTCAGATGGGGAAAATGAAGCCAAAGGGAGCTCATAACGGAAGTCACCCTTTACTGAGCATCTAACTATAGGCCCTGCGCTATTCTGAGCACTTATTAACTCTCCTGGGAAGAAACAACCCTGCAAAGTGGGTGCTATGGAGCCCCATTTttgagagaagaaaactgaggatcagggaaagttaaataatttttttaaggctGTGCTGTCCAGTTTGGTAACCACAAGCCACATGTGGTTATTCTAAtctaaactaaataaaataaaatattcagggaattccctggcagtccagtggttaggactccgcacttccactgcaggcggcccgggttccatccctggtggagaaactaagatcccacaagctgcatggtacggccagaaaaaaaaaaagagaattcattCCTCAGTCACAGTGGCCACATTTCAGCCTGGCGGCTCTCATATTGGACAGTAAGgatctagaacatttccatcatggtGGAAGGTTCCATTGGACAGCGTTggctaaggtcacacagtaagaggCAGGGAATCAGACTGGGGTCTGTGAGATGCCAGAGCCCATTCATTTTCCACCTCTCAGACAAGGGACCAGGAGAGGAGCAGGGGCTGGGGCCTCTAGGGGGAAAGATGCACAGAGGTAGGAAGAGAATAAGAATATGTAATGTAGACCTAAGATGCCAGAGGGTGGGTGGTCACTATGTGCCAAGCAAGGGATTTACCTGCATTCGTTTCATCATTACCGCATTCGCGAAGAGTCAAGACACCTGGGGTGAGATCCTCATTCAGCCCCCgactttgctgtgtgaccttgagccgaTCACTgctcctctctggacctcagtgctTGAGGAGTTAAAGCTGTGACTGTGGGCTTTACGCTGTGCAGCCTCCACGGCACTCCTTTGACAGAGttgggaactgaggcccagggagatgaTGAGATTTGATCGGGGTCAGGAGAGTAGGTGGGATGCCTGGGACTGAATGCAGGGTCCTATTTCAGAAGGATTGATCCGGCCTGACTGAGAATCCTGGTTCGGCCACATGGTCTCCATGTAGAGCGACATCCTCCCCTGCTTGCCTGGGTTGGTCCTGGCGTAATTATCAGCAGCACCTCCTTTGATTCTCAGAAGTGCCCCGTTTTTTTGATAACTTCCCTGGTCACCCCaggtctgtgtgaccttgagcaagtgacttgATTTGTCTGAACCTCCACACCCTCCTATGTATAGTCCTTCCCGCTCACCAGGAAAGACTGTGTGTGAAAATGAAATCAAGGCCCCTAAACTGATTAGCGTGCGCCTGGCAAGTAGCCATCCTTCCTTCGATAGCGATTATTATTGGGACCAACTTGTGATCGAGGAGAGAGGGATGGGTTTGGGGGGCATAGGGTGGTGGGGACTCGTGTCCATCGTCGTTCTCACCCAAAGGAAGAGGTGAAAAGCGCGTTCCACATCCCAGTTCCAAGTCCCTTGCTGACCTTCGCTCTTCCGCTCCTCACCACGACCCTATGACGTGAGCATCATTACACCTGTTGGAcccaaggggaaactgaggctcacagaggttgaGCGACTTGCCCAAGGACGTCACCCAGCTGGAGAGCGAGTCAGAAGGATGCACGGGCTTGGCTTCCGATGCTTCAGCAGGAAGGGCGGGTGGCGACGtagaagggggtggggaagggctggggggaagggcctCCGACTGTGCCAGACGTTTCAGTCACGGACTTTGCCTgccgcctccctcctccctcccccctggccCAGCTCCTCAGCAGGGAGTCTCCGGGCAGCTGGTCCTCCCGTCCTTCGTCCTTCTCACGGCTGCCTGCCAGCTGGTGCCATAACTAATGAATCTTTGCTCCCTCCCTGGGGACAGGCCAGGAGGGGTGTGGAAGGAGGTCGGCCTCGGGCTTCAGAGGCTTAGGGTTCCTCCGGCCCAGCCAAGCCCCCTTCTTGCGTGTCCAGCTGCAGCCCAAGGTTTTTGGGGTCAGTGGACAGACAGCCCGCGGGCCTGGAAGTCAGGGGAGCTGGattccaaccccctccccccatgaCTAACCTTGAGAGGACGCTTCCCCTCTCTGGCCAGTCATGAGAATTACCATCAGGGGCAGGCCCCCACGTCTCTGCAGCACAGAGACagactgggaaactgaggctccaagaggtgagcaatttgcccaaggccaGCCACACAGCTGTAGGAGTCAGACGCGGCTGGCTCTTTCCACTGCACCGTCACGGCTTTCAATTTATCACCTGTGAAAGGGCGATGGATTAGTAACCGCGACCACGCGGGCCCCCCGGAGCTGCAGGGAGGGGGCGCAGGTAAAATGAATCCAGGCTCAAAAGTGATCAATGGGCTTTCCCGTCCTCGACCTGGCTCTGCCTCGGACCAGCAGGGCAAGACGCTCCCCTTCTGCGGACTCAGTGCTGCAGCCCTGAAACGGAATGGATGTGAATACCCTCCCTTAATGCTAAAGTGCTGGACAAAAAGAGGGactagtcattattattattattatttgttctttttattcagAGAAGGCAATTAAggcaaaggagagaggagaatggACAGAGGCTGAAGAGTTTAGGGGTCCATCCTCTGCCTCTCCCGTCCCCACTCTGAAGGGCAGGGCAGGAGCAAAAAAGAAGGGCCAAAGTCATTCACTCTTTCAACACATTTGCAGAGGTCCAGTctggtgctgggtgctgggtgtaGAGAGAAGGGGCCCACATGCAGCCTGTCCAGGAGGAGTTCAAATTCTATTGAATTACCTTCCCcttgtctcctccctccctcctgtccccagcactaccacatcCAATCAATCACCAAGTCCAATGTTGCGTCCTAAATATCACTGGCTTCCCCAGAGCCCTGGCCTCAGCCTTTCTGCCTGGGCCCTCCCATCCATCATGACCAGGGAGATTTTCTCCAACTCCCTGTCTGACGCTGGCcatcctctgctcagaacccttcCATGCATAAAATTAAGTCCAAgctagaaaattaatttttgccAGGGCTCCCAAGTCCAGGCCCCTCGGTGTGGTGTTCAAGGCCTCAGAGGGTCTGGTCCCTGCCTGTGTTTCCAGCCTCACCTCACACCAGATCCCTCAGATGAGATTTGTCTCCAACCCCTGCAGGAGCTTCACTGCAGCATCTGGCTTTTGCACACATGGTTTGGCcggcctggaatgcccttcctcctGTCTGCCTGCAAaactcctcattctttttttttttttttaagttttattggagtatagttgattatagttgatgttgtgttagtttcaggtgtacagcaaaatgaatcagttatacctatccatacatccactcttttttagattcttttcccatatagaccattacagtctattgagtagagttccctgtgctatacaataggtccttattatctattttatatatagtagtgtgtatatgccaatCCTAAACTCCCTATTTATCACTCCCCGAAACTCCCCATTCTTTAAGGTGCAGTTCAGATCTCACCTTACTTCTTCCTAAATCCGGCCCCCTGACTTCAGTTCCTGCTCAAACCTTGACTCTCTCCCTGAGCGCAGactccagcctcctccccagcctcccagcctccagtcTCACTCACTCCAGTCCAACTCTGCATGGCCCCACAGGGGTCTTCATACACCCGGAGCTGACCCTGCTCCTCCCCTGCTCTCAGCCATTCCATGACTCCTTACTGACCCCCCGACAAGATCCCACTCCATAGCCTTTCTCACCCTGCAGCGTTCCTTACAGGCCTCACCGCATCCAGAAAGCCCTCCTGGACCAGCTCCCACCCCCCATCACATACACACACCGGTTCCTTCCATAACTGGTGTGGCCCCTGCCACGCTGCATTGTAACCATCTGGGACAAATCACTGGGGCTTCAGATTGTCACTGAATCTCATTGATGGGAACCCCTGCCCTCAGGGCTTCTGATCCAGCCGGTGGCAGCATATACAGCAGGGGTTAAAGCAGATTCAGGAGCCAGacaacttgggttcaaatccaggcacTGCCTCCCACTAGCTGACTGACTTTGGGCCACTCttcaccctctctgtgcctcagctccaTTATCTAAAAAAACGAGGGTGCCCACATCCTAGGGTGGTTGTAAGGCTGACACAGGCTAGTGCTTGTGGAGTACATCGGTGGTTTCATAAATGAACAGGGTTAGGGGGACAGTACTACCCCGGTGTGCTCAGTGCAGTGTGTGCACAGAGGTGACAGGGCCAGCATATCGGTGAGgctgcatttgctttttttttttttttttaatttatttatttttggctgtgttgggtcttcgttgctgcacgtgaaGACCtagtttctctagttgtggagagcaggggctactcttcgttgcggtcgcaggcttctccttgcggcatcttctcgttgcggagcccgggctctaggcgcacaggcttcagtagttgtggcacacgggctcagtagttgtggcgcacaggcttagttgctccacggcatgtgggatcttcccggaccagggctcgaacccgtgtcccctgcattggcaggcggattcttaaccactgtgccaccagggaagccctgcatttgcttttttttttctttttcttttttttttggctgcgccgtgtggcatgtgggatcctagttccccaaccagggatcgaacccgtgccccctgcagtggaagtgcggagtcaccactggactgccagggaagtcccaggctgtatttgctttaaaaaaaaaaaaaagccttgggagttccctggtggcctagtggttagaatTCAGCTCttccactgccgtggcccaggtttgatccctggtcggggaactgagatcccacaagctgtgtggcgtggccaaaatatattttttaaaaaaaagccttgaAGCAAAAGGTGAATGTTTGTTAGGTACTGAGTGTTTATTACACTTCTCTCTGTACTTTTCTATGTCTTTGGAATATTTCacaaattccttttttaaaatggagaggAATTAGTGGAGccgggagagaggaagaagaagtggCGGCCAGAGGGAAAGACTTGAAGGCAGAGAGAATCAACAGGATAGCAGATACTTACTGCCCTCTCTTCCCGTATCCCGGGCATGGTGCATTTCACATTGGTActtgggtttgggggcagaaggcGAGCGTGAGCGAGGCAGGGGTGAGTAGGGGGGAGATGAGGGGCTGAGACTCTGTCCTGGGGGTGCTAGGGAGCCATGGGGgtgcggggctgggagctgggaggggcagggtgtGGAAAGAGCCCCTGGGGGGCCGTGTGGGGAGtcttggaggcagggaggccagggaagAGGCTGGGGCAAGGGCCCAGCGGGGAGGACGAGGCCTGAGCTGGGATGGAGGAGAGGGGCCGAGGGGCAGCGGGAGGATGGCTCTGGGCAGCTCTGAGGATGTGACCGGGAGGGAGGGGTCAGAACCACCGGGAGGGTGTACGGCAGGGCCCCCACGCCCAGTGATGGGGACCCACCCGGGAGGATGAGCCGGTCTGGGGAGACGCTGAGCTCTGCTCCGGCCCCTGGGAACCCGCATCCCGCACCCACAGGTCTTCTCCCTCATCGTCTTCTCCTCCCTGCTGACTGACGGCTACCAGAACAAGACCAACTCTTCGCAGCTCCACTGCGTCCTCAACAGCAACAACACGGGCTGCAGCTTCGCTGTGGGAGCCGGCCTCCTGGCCTTCCTCAGCTGCCTGGCCTTCCTCGCCCTGGACGCCCATGAGGGCCGCATCGCCAGCAGCCGCTTCAAGACGGCCTTCCAGCTCCTGGACTTCATCCTGGCTGGTGAGCCCCCGGGCACTGCCCTTGACCACCCAGCTGGCCCCGACCGTCCTCCACACGTGACCCAAAGCTTTGTCCCTCACTTCTCAAAGCTCTTCTGTGCCCGCTGTTTCCTCCTGGGGAATCATTGCCCATCCCTCAGACTCAGGGTAAGGGTCATCTCTTCTGACCCCCAGACTAATTCTAGAAGCCTCTCTCCTGCCCAGCTTTTTCCTCGCATTCACCTCCCTTCTTCACAACCTTTCTTGAAAAGCCACCGTTGGCAGTGGCCAGAGGTAGGGTGCAGAGCGCAGAGTCAGACAGACCCAGGTTTGAAATCTCACCTCTGGCGCCTCCTcagtgtgtgggttttctcccctctctgagcttctgtagAAGCTGGGATGAAAACTCCCACCTTCAGGGTTTTTCTGGGGATGAAATTCGAGAAGGGACTCCTGCAGTGATGTTGATATTTACCGGGCACATCCCACGTGTCAGGCACCTCTTCACCGCTTCAAGAGCTCCCCATGCCTGTCTCATTTCTTCCTCAGAACCACCCAAGGAGGGAAGTCCTGTTCagattcccatttcacagaggaggaaactgaggcttgaggaGGTTGTGTAATGGCTGCCGAGCGGCAGATCCAGGCTTCCAAGCCAGGCCTGGCCTCCTAACCAATGCCGAGCACCCTAGATAGAGCCCGGCACACAGTAAGCGCTAAATAAATGCTCGTTCCTTTTCCTCAGGCCCCaggctccttcctctccttttctgcACCTGCCCAGTTCCAGCAACTTAGGGCTGGGAGGGCCCCTAAAGGTCACCGAGTCCAGCGCTGTCCAAGAGAAGGTTCTGTGAGGACGGGAATGTCCTGTGTGTGGACTCCCCAACACGGGAGCCATGGGCCACGTGTGGCCACCGAGCACTTGAAGTGTGGCCAGTGCCACCAAGgggtggaatttttttaaattctattttaatcgATCGGAATTTTTGATTGAGTGAAACATAAAAAGCCGCAAGGGGCTGGCGAGCCCCGTAGTGGACGGCACACCCCACTCCAAGGGGTGTTTTGCGGCCGGCTGGGAGGGAGAGGCCGCAGCAagaccccagcccccagccccagccgccCTTCCTGAGCCCTCTCTCCCCCCCTcacgccccccccacccctcttctctccctcgACCCCCCAGCCCTCTGGGCAGGCATTTGGTCCGTGGGATTCTGCTTCCTGGCCAACCAGTGGCAGCGTTCGCCGCCCGGACAATTCCTCCTGGGGAGCGGCAGCGTCAAGGCCGCCATCACCTTCGCTTTCTTCTCCATCCTCGTCTGGGTGAGGAGCGTCTTCCCTGCAGGGCGGGGTGGTGTGAGTTAAGAGGGCTAGAACCTTCCACCCAGCTCCCCAGGACCTCCGCAAGCCccttttgtgactttgggcaaagagGGAAGAAGGCGCCCCTTCCTCCCAGCAGACGCAGCCCAGTTGTGGGCATCTTCCAGTGAGCTGTGGCACAGCTCCTGCCCGGGCCAGCCCCACCCATGCCAGCCTCCAGCTCGCCCTCCTCTGCCCACAGACACTCCAGGCCTACCTGGCCCTCCAGGACCTCCGAAATGATGCTCCAGTGCCCTACAAGCGCTCCCTGGACGAGGGCGGCGTGGTGCTGACCTCTCTCTCCCCGCCGTCCGCCGCCAGCCCTGTCAACACGCCCAACACCGGTCCCCATAGCCTGAGCTACACCAGCTCTGCCCTGTCCCCCCATCTGACCACTCCGAAGGCCCCCCGCCTCACTATGATGCCCACCAACTAGACCGCCTCATCCACGCCAGTAAAGAGAGACCCCCTCCCTCCAGAAGGGTTTCTGAAAACTGCCCTGTGTCCTTCTCATATCTGTTTCTCTCCAGCCCCTCGAGCGGCCAGGGGAGGGGGGATATCCTATGGGGTCTCCTCAGGGGTCTCTGTAGCGGGTCCCATTTCCAGCCCACCTCCTAGACTCTCCCTCTGGGCGCCACCTTGATAGCTAGGGGAGGCGACGGGAGGGAAACCCTTTTTTCAGGCCTGTGACACAGCGAGCCCTTTACTCCTTGCACTGGCCACGGGAGGGAGGTACGAGGTGCCCCACTGTACAGCTGAGGAAGCTCAAGTTCAGAGACAAGATGCTTCCGCCCGTGGAGAGGGCTCTAAGGAGAACCAGGGCCAACACTGGGACCGGCCCTGTCTCCAGGGCCCACATCCTTAAACTCACCCCAGATGACAGGGGACCCACTCAAACCCATGCCATGGGAGGAGTGGTTAAAGGAACAGGGGATGGCAAGTCCATGACTGAGATCAGGGGAGATCCTTGTCTTCAAATATCTGAAAGCTTGTCTTAGGGAACCCCAAAACTAATCGGGGACTCGTGCTTGGGCCACAAAACGCTCCTGCCTGCAGGGACCCAGCAGGTAACTCCAGTGGGTGAAGTACCCATGAAGCAAGTGGTGGGGCAGGGGCCGAGTCTGGGAAGGGGCAGCCTTCACTCAGCACCCAGCGTTCAGTACCACAGCCCGGGGGTGTCCAGAGCAACGCTGTCCAGGACTTTCCTAGTGGTCTggcggttaggactccacgcttccactgcagggggcacaggttcgatccctggttggggaactaagatcccacatgccacgatgcagccaaaaaaaaaaatgatagagcaGCGCTGTCCAATGGAAACAAAGTGT
Proteins encoded in this region:
- the SYNGR4 gene encoding synaptogyrin-4, which gives rise to MHIPESLQDLADSEAVQFLKRPKTIARIFAGVFSLIVFSSLLTDGYQNKTNSSQLHCVLNSNNTGCSFAVGAGLLAFLSCLAFLALDAHEGRIASSRFKTAFQLLDFILAALWAGIWSVGFCFLANQWQRSPPGQFLLGSGSVKAAITFAFFSILVWTLQAYLALQDLRNDAPVPYKRSLDEGGVVLTSLSPPSAASPVNTPNTGPHSLSYTSSALSPHLTTPKAPRLTMMPTN